The following are encoded in a window of bacterium genomic DNA:
- a CDS encoding peptidoglycan-binding protein: MIKFTDTLRDEYNHLFSTCVVRPERAHEVATVVEKIQGARARYEAVAPGGAPPWFVIGVIHAMESGLRFDRHLHNGDPLTARTRHVPRNRPREGDPPFTWEQSAADALAMTGMFDWDDWSVAGALYRIEGYNGWGYRRYHPGTLSPYLWSFSNHHTRGRYVADGRFSPTAASRQPGAAILLAHLADTGALPDEWRERRDERSRARQQAAAPSVPRAGSTEY, encoded by the coding sequence ATGATCAAATTCACCGACACGCTGCGCGACGAATACAACCACCTGTTTTCGACGTGCGTCGTCCGCCCGGAACGCGCGCACGAAGTGGCGACGGTCGTGGAAAAAATTCAGGGTGCGCGCGCGCGATACGAGGCGGTCGCGCCCGGCGGCGCGCCGCCCTGGTTTGTGATCGGCGTCATCCACGCGATGGAGTCGGGCTTGCGTTTCGACCGGCATCTCCACAACGGCGATCCGCTCACCGCGCGCACGCGGCACGTGCCGCGCAACCGCCCGCGCGAGGGCGATCCGCCGTTCACGTGGGAGCAAAGCGCCGCGGACGCGCTCGCGATGACGGGGATGTTCGATTGGGACGATTGGTCCGTCGCCGGCGCGCTGTATCGCATCGAGGGCTACAACGGCTGGGGCTACCGGCGCTATCACCCCGGCACGCTTTCGCCGTACCTGTGGTCGTTCTCCAATCACCACACGCGCGGTCGGTACGTCGCCGACGGCCGCTTCTCGCCGACGGCCGCCTCCCGGCAGCCCGGCGCCGCCATCCTCCTCGCGCACCTCGCGGATACCGGTGCGTTGCCGGATGAGTGGCGCGAACGCCGCGACGAACGGAGCCGCGCGCGTCAGCAAGCGGCCGCCCCTTCCGTCCCGCGAGCGGGCTCCACGGAATATTGA
- the nadB gene encoding L-aspartate oxidase yields MTIRTDFLVIGTGIAGLSFAIKAASLGEVIVLAKREAADTNTAWAQGGVATVVADDDDIELHVIDTLNAGAGLCHEDIVRLTVSSAPDRMQELIAWGVRFTRAHNGRGTHGGFGEDQYDLHLEGGHTRRRVLHAGDITGEEIQRALLARARNEPNIRIVEHHMAIDLLTRRKHLGGSGPDRCHGAYVLNVPTGEVETILARHTALATGGSGKVYLLTTNPDVATGDGVAMAARAGAEIANMEFVQFHPTVLFHPHAKNFLISEAVRGAGAVLVNEEGEEFVKRHDPRGSLAPRDIVARAIDHEIKSSGRHNVFLDFTRVAADTIRAEFPNIHARCLALGIDITRDRIPVAPAAHYQCGGVRTDDMAQTSIPGLSAIGECACTGLHGANRLASNSLLEGAVFAHQAAEYARAHQHEWPAPPDAPAWDIGGATPSDEEVIVTQNWDEIRRFMQNYVGIVRTDRRLERAKARIDLLRREISEYYWNFLVTRDLLELRNIAVVADLIIVSAMQRKESRGLHDNLDWPDTNPARPAADTVLRYRW; encoded by the coding sequence ATGACCATCCGCACCGACTTTCTCGTCATCGGCACCGGCATCGCCGGGCTATCGTTTGCCATCAAGGCCGCCTCGCTCGGCGAGGTCATCGTGCTCGCCAAGCGCGAGGCGGCGGATACCAACACCGCCTGGGCGCAGGGCGGCGTGGCGACGGTGGTCGCGGACGACGACGACATCGAGCTTCACGTCATCGATACGCTCAACGCGGGCGCGGGGCTTTGCCACGAGGACATCGTGCGGCTGACGGTCTCGTCCGCGCCGGATCGCATGCAGGAGCTGATCGCGTGGGGCGTGCGTTTCACGCGCGCGCATAACGGCCGAGGGACGCACGGCGGCTTCGGCGAGGATCAATACGACCTGCACCTGGAGGGCGGGCACACGCGCCGGCGCGTGTTGCACGCGGGCGACATCACGGGCGAGGAGATCCAGCGCGCCCTGCTGGCTCGCGCGCGCAACGAGCCGAACATCCGCATCGTCGAGCACCACATGGCGATCGACCTTTTGACGCGGCGCAAGCACCTGGGCGGCTCCGGGCCGGATCGCTGCCACGGCGCGTACGTTTTGAATGTCCCCACCGGCGAGGTGGAGACGATTCTCGCGCGGCACACGGCGCTCGCGACCGGCGGCTCGGGGAAGGTCTATCTGCTGACGACCAATCCCGATGTCGCGACGGGCGACGGCGTCGCCATGGCCGCGCGCGCGGGCGCGGAGATCGCGAACATGGAGTTTGTGCAGTTCCATCCCACCGTGCTTTTTCACCCGCACGCGAAAAACTTCCTCATCAGCGAGGCGGTGCGCGGCGCGGGCGCGGTGCTCGTCAACGAGGAGGGGGAAGAGTTCGTCAAGCGGCACGACCCGCGCGGGAGCCTCGCGCCGCGCGACATCGTCGCCCGCGCGATCGACCACGAGATCAAATCCTCCGGCCGGCACAACGTGTTCCTCGATTTCACGCGCGTCGCGGCCGACACGATCCGCGCGGAGTTCCCGAACATCCACGCGCGCTGCCTCGCGTTGGGCATCGACATCACGCGCGACCGCATTCCCGTCGCGCCGGCCGCGCATTACCAGTGCGGCGGCGTGCGCACGGACGACATGGCGCAGACGTCGATCCCCGGGCTGTCGGCGATCGGCGAATGCGCGTGTACGGGGTTGCACGGGGCCAATCGCCTGGCGTCGAACTCGCTGCTCGAGGGCGCGGTGTTTGCGCATCAGGCGGCGGAGTATGCTCGCGCGCACCAGCACGAGTGGCCCGCGCCGCCGGACGCGCCCGCGTGGGATATCGGCGGCGCCACGCCTTCGGACGAGGAAGTCATCGTGACGCAAAACTGGGACGAGATCCGCCGCTTCATGCAGAACTACGTGGGCATCGTGCGCACCGACCGGCGGCTCGAGCGGGCCAAGGCGCGCATCGACCTTTTGCGCCGGGAGATCAGCGAGTACTACTGGAACTTCCTGGTCACGCGCGACCTGCTGGAGCTTCGCAACATCGCCGTCGTCGCGGACTTGATCATCGTGTCGGCAATGCAGCGCAAGGAATCGCGCGGCCTGCACGACAACCTGGACTGGCCGGACACGAATCCGGCGCGGCCGGCCGCGGACACGGTGCTGCGGTATCGGTGGTAG
- a CDS encoding multidrug efflux SMR transporter: MPWIQLFIAGLLETGWAIGLKLTHGFTRPVPSVLTVLAMIGSTWLLALAVRSIPIGTAYAVWVGIGATGAAILGVIVFREPLTFARGFFIALLVASIVGLRLTAPE, encoded by the coding sequence ATGCCGTGGATTCAACTTTTCATCGCCGGCCTTCTCGAAACCGGCTGGGCGATCGGCCTCAAGCTGACGCACGGCTTCACGCGCCCGGTGCCGTCGGTCCTCACCGTGCTCGCGATGATCGGCAGCACGTGGCTGCTTGCGCTCGCGGTGCGTTCGATCCCCATCGGCACGGCGTACGCGGTGTGGGTCGGCATCGGCGCGACGGGCGCGGCGATCCTCGGCGTCATCGTCTTCCGCGAGCCGCTCACCTTCGCGCGCGGCTTTTTCATCGCGCTTCTCGTCGCGTCGATCGTGGGCTTGCGCCTCACCGCTCCGGAGTGA